One part of the Streptomyces lienomycini genome encodes these proteins:
- a CDS encoding polymorphic toxin-type HINT domain-containing protein, producing MTASVVLLGLLAVPTAAADGAAEGPVEPIHRTARQKVVDLWATGGDGVRAAAEAALLGGGDDIAAFLATYEEFHTQDLRVEAAQLTDLGGENTLAAVRRALAGSQRDVAQLVEGGWLEPFEQDQRVRVARAVDAGGPEVQARGRAALGGTTEDVQAFLDSGLTEAQQQDDRVLVTQLIAAGGAQVRAAGRLALTGTADDIREFLDVGQFIARSRDQEHATVADLADQAERAGKLAAKETKAAEDASAEAVEAAELAKEAAQQAAKEAAATKQDSADAARAAGRAAKAASSAAVAAQRAISAANSASRSARVAAQAAAQAAAAAVGASNAASNARGAAAAAATDASKADAARNAAVKARAAAEGATKAADAADQAVKAAGAAVQAASSAAGAGANAAAAADAAVVAGQYAGQSSTAAQQARAAAASAHRQAAEANRAAGAAESLAGQAATAATEARDSARSAASHARKAADAAEDAAEHAGEAAEAAERSTAHAEAAAEAADAASGAAAKAKTVYTLARKIEAEELLTRTNAGIAKARDLKAEEEAAGKQRAEQAAAVEEARDKATELTRQAQEGASDDEVAGLGRQVALLDLRHGGPWLRAAAQTALGADAAGVVEYVGSGRADAQAQDDRTEVERLAEESAVKEVRDAAEAALDGDAAAVSAFLHEGQYTAGTEAFRVAVAQAADAGGPVVGERARQALGTGTTAAYRTFLTSTLAEAQEQDDRVTAAQLIDTGTPEVKAAARIALDGPAYLLHRFIESTQYTAQRKDLLALTHDQQVQQLVAEAAMAGAQAQKDAATANATAAKARNAAEDAQKWADKAKDSADLAASYATEADQHARDAEASARQAAESARTARAAAQRADKSAHQAAVSAADATLSANLAQNSAGSAWASAQQARVSAERAGKSATEAKAAALGALTATITKYREEAEQRRREAVAEKEAAEARGTTPAELYRCGLLGCEARDHPARYCQHNEVICSLAAIGPEAEAAGKRLWEFEKAVLGLSELENCVRKGDFNSCVQLHQDVLISAKFRALGVATRALRDLMRGCTQCFLPGTRVLLADGSSTPIEKVHVGDRVRATDPVTGETGARRVAQRIVTEKGDKHLSAITIRGPTGDLGTVTATEDHPFWSPSFRSWAPAGALRPGDTLRTDGGTGATVVATRSLDRRTSTYSLTVEGLHSFYVLAGGTPLLVHNSECKVLVLGVKEHVESETTRLNGYNFMDPKLEEVVGTLPDGTPYTAWMAEVENVMRQNGKISVSLKGFDPPGGSYQEKFDLALKQVEEGKWRSTEWEMSRLVFHNRVGNLDWDNITWWGDKGEKITIDAPKAG from the coding sequence GTGACGGCCTCTGTGGTGTTGCTCGGCCTGCTCGCGGTACCGACCGCCGCCGCCGACGGGGCCGCCGAAGGGCCCGTGGAGCCGATCCACCGGACCGCGCGCCAAAAGGTGGTGGACCTGTGGGCCACAGGTGGCGACGGGGTCAGGGCGGCAGCGGAAGCCGCTCTCCTCGGCGGCGGTGACGACATCGCCGCCTTCCTCGCCACGTACGAGGAGTTCCATACGCAGGATCTGCGGGTCGAGGCCGCGCAACTCACCGACCTGGGCGGGGAGAACACCCTGGCCGCTGTGCGACGGGCACTGGCCGGCTCCCAGAGGGACGTGGCCCAACTGGTCGAGGGCGGTTGGCTGGAACCGTTCGAGCAGGACCAGCGCGTGCGCGTGGCCCGCGCCGTCGACGCCGGTGGTCCCGAGGTGCAGGCGCGCGGCCGAGCGGCGCTCGGGGGTACGACCGAGGACGTGCAGGCGTTCCTGGACTCGGGGCTGACCGAGGCACAGCAACAGGACGACCGGGTTCTGGTCACCCAGCTCATCGCCGCGGGAGGAGCCCAGGTACGGGCCGCGGGCCGCCTCGCCCTAACGGGCACCGCCGACGACATCCGTGAGTTCCTCGACGTGGGGCAGTTCATCGCCCGCAGCCGCGACCAGGAGCACGCCACCGTCGCGGACCTGGCCGATCAGGCCGAACGGGCGGGCAAGCTGGCGGCCAAGGAGACCAAGGCCGCCGAGGACGCCTCCGCCGAAGCGGTCGAGGCGGCCGAGCTGGCCAAGGAGGCCGCGCAGCAGGCGGCGAAGGAGGCCGCGGCCACCAAGCAGGACTCGGCGGATGCCGCACGCGCGGCCGGCCGGGCAGCGAAGGCCGCCTCTTCGGCTGCCGTGGCGGCACAACGGGCCATCTCGGCGGCCAACTCCGCGAGCCGGTCCGCGCGCGTGGCCGCGCAGGCCGCCGCGCAGGCCGCAGCCGCGGCGGTCGGCGCCTCCAACGCCGCGTCCAACGCGCGTGGCGCAGCCGCCGCGGCGGCGACCGACGCCTCGAAGGCGGACGCGGCACGAAACGCCGCCGTCAAGGCCCGTGCGGCGGCCGAGGGAGCGACCAAGGCCGCTGACGCGGCGGATCAGGCGGTCAAGGCCGCCGGCGCCGCGGTACAGGCGGCGTCTTCGGCTGCGGGCGCCGGCGCGAACGCCGCCGCGGCGGCCGACGCCGCGGTCGTGGCGGGGCAGTACGCGGGTCAGAGCAGCACCGCGGCACAGCAGGCCCGGGCCGCAGCGGCGTCGGCTCACCGTCAGGCCGCGGAGGCCAATCGTGCCGCCGGTGCCGCCGAGTCGTTGGCCGGCCAGGCGGCCACGGCGGCCACCGAGGCACGCGACTCCGCCCGGTCCGCGGCAAGTCACGCGCGCAAGGCGGCGGACGCGGCCGAGGACGCCGCCGAGCACGCCGGTGAGGCCGCCGAGGCGGCGGAGCGGTCCACCGCACACGCCGAAGCGGCGGCGGAGGCCGCGGACGCCGCTTCCGGGGCCGCCGCGAAGGCGAAGACGGTGTACACCCTGGCCCGCAAGATCGAGGCCGAGGAGCTTCTCACCCGTACCAACGCCGGTATCGCCAAGGCACGCGACCTGAAGGCGGAGGAGGAGGCCGCCGGGAAGCAGCGCGCGGAGCAGGCGGCCGCGGTCGAGGAGGCTCGCGACAAGGCCACGGAACTCACCCGTCAGGCCCAGGAAGGCGCCTCCGACGACGAAGTCGCCGGACTGGGGCGGCAGGTCGCCCTGCTCGATCTGAGGCATGGCGGACCGTGGCTCCGGGCCGCCGCGCAGACGGCGTTGGGAGCGGACGCCGCGGGCGTGGTGGAGTACGTGGGCAGCGGCCGCGCCGACGCCCAGGCACAGGACGACCGCACCGAGGTCGAACGGCTGGCGGAGGAGAGTGCCGTCAAGGAGGTGCGGGACGCCGCCGAGGCCGCCTTGGACGGCGACGCCGCCGCGGTGAGCGCCTTCCTTCACGAGGGGCAGTACACGGCGGGCACCGAGGCGTTCCGCGTCGCGGTGGCCCAGGCGGCGGACGCCGGCGGACCCGTCGTCGGCGAGCGCGCACGGCAGGCACTGGGCACGGGGACGACCGCGGCCTACCGGACCTTCCTCACCAGCACCCTCGCCGAAGCGCAGGAGCAGGACGACCGGGTGACGGCCGCCCAGCTGATCGACACCGGTACCCCGGAGGTGAAGGCCGCCGCACGCATCGCTCTGGACGGCCCGGCCTACCTGCTTCACCGGTTCATCGAGTCCACCCAGTACACCGCCCAGCGCAAGGACCTGCTGGCTCTCACGCACGATCAGCAGGTGCAGCAACTCGTCGCCGAGGCGGCGATGGCGGGCGCGCAGGCGCAGAAGGACGCGGCGACCGCGAACGCCACCGCCGCCAAGGCCCGCAACGCCGCCGAGGACGCGCAGAAGTGGGCGGACAAGGCCAAGGACTCGGCAGACCTCGCCGCGTCCTACGCCACGGAGGCCGACCAGCACGCACGGGACGCGGAGGCGTCCGCACGGCAGGCGGCGGAGTCGGCCAGAACGGCACGCGCCGCGGCACAACGGGCCGACAAGTCGGCACACCAGGCCGCGGTCTCGGCCGCCGATGCCACGCTGTCCGCCAATCTGGCCCAGAACTCGGCCGGCTCGGCCTGGGCGTCGGCCCAGCAGGCCCGGGTCTCCGCGGAACGGGCTGGCAAGAGCGCCACGGAGGCGAAGGCGGCGGCCCTGGGGGCCCTGACCGCGACGATCACCAAGTACCGCGAGGAGGCGGAGCAGAGACGTCGTGAGGCCGTGGCCGAGAAGGAGGCCGCGGAGGCGCGGGGCACGACACCCGCGGAGTTGTACCGCTGCGGGCTGCTCGGCTGCGAGGCGCGGGACCATCCGGCGCGCTACTGCCAGCACAACGAGGTGATCTGTTCGCTCGCGGCGATCGGACCGGAAGCGGAAGCGGCCGGCAAGAGGCTCTGGGAGTTCGAGAAGGCCGTCCTCGGGCTCAGTGAGCTGGAGAACTGCGTACGGAAGGGCGATTTCAACTCCTGTGTGCAGCTGCACCAGGACGTGCTCATCTCGGCGAAGTTCCGGGCGCTGGGCGTGGCGACGAGAGCCTTGCGCGACCTGATGCGCGGCTGCACGCAGTGCTTCCTGCCCGGCACCCGGGTCCTGCTCGCGGACGGAAGCAGCACCCCCATCGAGAAGGTCCACGTGGGGGACCGGGTCCGGGCCACGGATCCCGTCACCGGCGAGACCGGCGCACGCCGGGTCGCCCAGCGGATCGTCACGGAGAAGGGCGACAAGCACCTCTCCGCGATCACCATTCGAGGCCCCACCGGGGACCTCGGGACGGTCACGGCCACCGAGGACCACCCGTTCTGGAGCCCGAGCTTCCGGTCCTGGGCACCGGCCGGAGCCCTGCGGCCCGGCGACACCCTGCGCACCGACGGCGGCACCGGGGCGACCGTCGTCGCCACCCGCTCCCTCGACCGGCGGACCAGCACCTACAGTCTCACCGTCGAAGGTCTGCACTCCTTCTACGTGCTGGCAGGCGGCACCCCGCTCCTGGTGCACAACTCGGAGTGCAAGGTACTGGTGCTGGGAGTCAAAGAGCACGTCGAGAGTGAGACCACCCGACTCAACGGCTACAACTTCATGGATCCGAAGCTGGAGGAAGTGGTCGGCACGCTACCCGATGGCACTCCATATACCGCGTGGATGGCGGAAGTCGAGAACGTGATGCGGCAAAATGGCAAGATCTCCGTTTCCTTGAAGGGGTTCGACCCTCCCGGCGGTTCCTATCAGGAGAAGTTCGACCTCGCCCTGAAGCAGGTCGAGGAAGGAAAGTGGCGGTCCACGGAGTGGGAGATGAGCCGCCTCGTCTTCCACAACCGGGTGGGGAATCTCGACTGGGACAACATCACCTGGTGGGGGGACAAGGGGGAGAAAATCACCATCGACGCACCGAAGGCGGGCTGA